The Stomatobaculum sp. F0698 genomic sequence CTTTAAGAGCGCCTCGCCGTAGCCGGTCGAGCAGGAGTAGACAATCTCCGCATTCGGATGCATGCGCTTCTGAATCTCTTCGATTGCGCGAATTGCGGTGGTGAGCGGGGAGCCCTCGTTGCTCGAATAGAACTTGTAGAGCAGCTGCCCGTCTTCGCCGATCAGCGCAATTTTGGTGGTCGTGGAGCCCGCGTCGATGCCGAGGAAAATCTTGCCCTCGTAGCTCTCGAAGTCGCCGGACTTGACCGAGTGGCCGGTGTGGCGCGCCTCAAATTCGCGATAGTCTTCTTCGCCTTTGAAGAGCGGGGCCAGTCTCTGCACCTCGTGGTCCATGGAGACACCCTTTTGGAGACGCTCAATCAAATCGTTGATGTCCACGCCCGCTTCCTGTTCGGCACTCATCGCGGAGCCGATGGCCGCGAAGAGATGGGAATTATCCGGGTCGATGATGTACTCGTCCGTGAGTCTCAGGGTGCGGATGAAGGCATTCTTTAATTCGGGCAGGAAGTGGAGCGGGCCGCCGAGAAAGGCGACATGGCCGCGAATCGGCTTTCCGCACGCGAGGCCGGAGATGGTCTGGTTCACGACTGCCTGGAAAATCGAAGCCGCAAGGTCTTCACGGGTTGCGCCCTCGTTGATGAGCGGCTGAATGTCCGACTTCGCAAACACGCCGCAGCGCGCCGCAATCGGGTAAATGGCCTTATAGCTCTTCGCGTAGTCGTTGAGACCCGAGGCATCCGTTTGGAGCAGGGAAGCCATCTGATCGATGAAGGAACCCGTGCCGCCGGCGCAGATGCCGTTCATGCGCTGGTCTATGCCGCCGGTGAAGTAGATGATTTTTGCGTCCTCGCCGCCGAGCTCAATCGCGACATCGGTCTTCGGTGCGATGGCCTTTAAGGCCGTCGCAACCGCAACCACTTCCTGTACGAAGCTCACGTGCAGATGGGTTGCGAGCGTGAGACCGCCGGAACCGGTAATCATCGGTATCAGGTCGAGTTCTCCGAGCTTTTCCTTGGCTGCGATCAGAAGGCGGGCAAGCGTCTCCTGAATGTTCGCAAAATGACGTTGGTAATCCGAGAAGAGCACTTCATTCTTCTCGTCTAAGATGGCAATCTTAACGGTCGTGGAACCGATGTCGATGCCCAGTCTGTATTGTTTTCTATCCATGCTTTACTTTCCTCAAAGTCGTAAAAACGATGCTGTGCAGACGCCACGCGGACGCATGCACAGCGATTATACCATATATAGCGATAAATTCTAGCACAGCACATAGGGAAACACAAGGAGGGGGAACGGGCGTTCCGTTATTTGACAAAGCCCAAATCTTCTTAGATAATAAGTTTATTCTTGACAGGAGGAAGGTACATGAATACCTTAGATCGCCTTGAGAAGCGCTTTGGGCGCTTTGCCATCCCGAATGTGATGCGAATCTTTACTGTAATCTATGCCATAGGCTTGGTGCTTTGGATCATCAATCCGGCGGCCTATGTATTATATCTCGCGCTCAATCCGGTCGCCATTTTGAAGGGGCAGGTTTGGCGTCTGGTCACCTGGCTCTTATTCCCGCCGGGCTACGGACGCAATATCATAGAGACTGTGCTCTACGGCCTCATGGGGCTCTACTTTTACTACTGGGTCGGCGGTATGCTGGAGCGGAGCTGGGGGCGCTTCCGCTTTAACTTCTATCTCTTTCTCGGCATACTGTTTCACATTACGGCAGCCTTCGTCGTCTATTTTGTGATGCACAGCTTTGTGTTGATTACGCCGACCGCGCTGAATTTGTCGCTTTTCCTTGCGTTTGCGCTCACCTACCCCAATCTTCAGATTTATTTCATGGGACTGTTTCCCGTACGTGCGATTTATTTGGCGGTGCTCTATGCGGGAATTGAGCTCTACTATTTCATTATGGGCACTGCGGGCAGCCGGGTTGCGATTTTTCTCTCGCTGCTCAACCTGGGGCTCTATCTTTACTGGGCCGGCGCGCTGAAGCGTCTTCTTGCCGGAAAATTTGGGGGTACGAAGCGGCGGCAGGGCAGTGCGGGTCCCAAGATTATTCCGATGGACAGTGCAAAGCGGAAGAAAGAAGCGGCGCCCGAAAAGACCGCGCGCCATCGCTGTGAGGTCTGCGGGCGCACGGAGCTCACGAACCCGGAACTGGAGTTCCGCTATTGCTCCAAGTGCCAAGGGGATCACGAGTACTGCAACGAGCATTTGAACACGCACACGCATACGGAATCATGAGGCAAGGTATGAAAAAAGAAACATTTTTGACACTGGAACAGGCAAGGGATATTGCGGCGCAGTATCCGACGCCCTTCCATATTTACGACGAGAGAGGCATACGCGAAAACGCTGCCCGCGTGCGAGAGGCCTTTGCCTGGAACAAGGGCTTTCGCGAGTACTTTGCGGTCAAAGCGACCCCGAATCCTTTTTTGTTGAATATCCTTAAGGAGTACGGCTGCGGCGTGGACTGCTCTTCGGAGACCGAGCTCATGATGAGCGATGCCTGCGGTTTTTCGGGAGAGGAGATTATGTTCTCCTCGAACGACACCCCGCCGGGAGAGTTTGCCTTCGCGGCGCGGCTCGGCGGTATCATCAACTTGGACGACATCACCCACATTGAGAGTGTCGAGGCCGAGCTCGGGGGGCTCCCGGAGACCATGAGCTGCCGCTATAATCCGGGCGGTATGTTCGAACTTTCAAACGGCATCATGGATAACCCGGGCGATTCGAAGTACGGTATGACGCCGGCACAGATCACGGAGGCCTTTCGCACGATGAAGGCAAAGGGTGTAAAGCGCTTCGGTCTGCACGCCTTTCTCGCGAGCAATACGACGACGAACGAGTACTACCCGAAGCTTGCGGGCGTTCTCTTTCGCGAGGCGGTGCGCTTAAAAGAGGAGACGGGCGCGGAGATTGCCTTTATCAACCTCTCGGGCGGCGTGGGCGTGCCCTATCGCCCGGAACAGAGTGCCAACGATATCCTGGAAATCGGCAGAGAGGTAAGGCGGGTCTACGAGGAGATTTTGGTTCCCGCGGGACTCGGTGAGGTTGCGATTTATACCGAGATGGGGCGCTTCATGCTGGCTCCCTACGGCGCGCTTGTCACCAAGGCCATTCACGAAAAGCACATCTACAAGGACTATATCGGTGTGGATGCCTGCGCGGTCAATCTGATGCGCCCTGCCATGTACGGCGCTTACCACCACATCACCGTGCTCGGCAAAGAAACCGCGCCGCACGATCATGTCTACGATGTCACGGGTTCCCTCTGCGAGAACAACGACAAGTTCGCAATCGGCAGAGAATTGCCGAAAATTGAGATGGGAGATTATCTCTACATCCATGATACCGGTGCGCATGGGTTTTCGATGGGTTATAACTATAACGGTAAGCTTCGGAGCGCCGAGCTTTTGCTCCGTGAAGACGGTTCCGTGCAGTTAATACGCCGTGCGGAGACTCCGAAGGACTACTTTGCGACCTTCGATTTCTGCGGTCTCATGGACAAGTATCTGAAATAAACGGCAATAAACGGCGCAATCGGAACATCGGAATGCGAGAAGCCCGTAAACACCTTGTTTTGGCTGTTTGCGGGCTCCTTTTTGAAATCATGGGTAAATTCGAGTTATGGGACAAAAAGAGTCGATCATAAGTGCTGCAAACCCTTGCTACAGGGCAGGTTTCCGCTGACATCTCCGTAAAACGCTATGTTCGGAGGACGCGTCGGAAAGCGGGCCATCCGTCTTTCCGGCGGCGTGCTTCGTGTCAAAAGGACGGAGTGCCTATCGTAAAGAGGGCTGCTCGCCGAAAACACGGAGGCATCAGTCCGGATAGGGATGATTCCTAAGCATGCCGGCCGATCGGGGAGGCAGGTGCGCGGCGTCGGAACCGCTCTTTTTGTACTCCCGCCAGAATGGATTTCGGGCAAACAAGACATGAAAAAAGCCTCCGTTACCGGCCGGAGGCTTTTTTCATTAGGGTGGGGTTTCAAAACAAGAGAGAGTACTTCTTGTATGCATTGTTCATTTGTTCTTGTATATATCGCTCTTTGTTGTGGCTTTAGTATAGGTCGAAAGGCGTTTGAATGCTTGAAGTTTGTCGAAAACTATTCTGAATATTCATTGAGGAGTCGTTACGAAATCCTTAAACGACAAAGTTCGCCTTACGCGACAGCTGTGGCAAACTATGGGCGTGGATTTGCATACGGCAAAGCAAACATGCGGAAGCTCGGACGGCAAAGAGAATCCGTAATGACAAAATCGGACTTTGGGACTACAATGAAGACGCGCGAAAGCGCAGGAGGTGTATGATGACAGAAGGACCGAATGTTTATACCGCCTTGTTGGCGCTTGCGATTCTGATCGGAATCGTTCTCATAACACGTTATATTTTGCAGCACGGCAGCCATCAGCACAGCACCGGTTGCAGCGGAAACTGCGGCAGCTGCGGTATGGGCTGTATGTCGAGCTACTCTTCGGAGAAGAAGGACTTTGACCGCATTATGGGCGAGGGAAAGCCGGAAGGCGCGGGCAGCGAGGCGGAATATGTCTGAGCGGCTTATACGGCAGTGCTACCGCGCTGCCGTTCTTTTTTTGGCCTTTTCCTTCCTTTGGATTACGCTCCGGGCCGCGGGATCCCTCTTTGCATTGCCGAAGGCAATCGCGAGCCGCAGTTTTCGGACGGAGAGCGAGTTAGATGCGATGCTGCTCCTCTTTCTTGTGCTGATTCTGCTGTTTCAGCTTCTCTTTTCGCTGGCCCTTGCGGGCGGCGCGCTGGCGAAAGAGACGCAAGGCATCAAGCTTTGCAGCTTTGTCCTGCTCGGCTTTTCACTCTATCTGCTCGCCTGCCTGCGGCCCTATATGCTGCTTGACAACCACTTCACGACTGCCTGGTTTATGACCGGACGCTTTGTGGAGAGTCTCGTGAATTCGCTTGCCAATTTGATTGCGGGTGTGTTTCGGATGAAGATGAGTTGGGATCGCAGCGCGGGCTGGAGAATTGCGGCGGCTCTCTTTTTTCTCTACCCCTTTTATTTGAGTGCGAGCACCTTGGGGCGCAGAAACTTCTTTCCGGTACTCTTGGCCTCCTGGTTGCCGGCCGCGGCCTGGCTCTTGGGGCACAGCTATCTGCTCGGCGCTTGGGTACAGCTTGTCCTCGGGCTCCTCGCGGCAGCGGGTTCCGCATTGATTCTTGTCTGCTTGACAAAGGAACGCACGCTCGGCAGGCGGAAGCCGCCCAAGAAAAAGAAGCCTGTGTTCTCTCTTGCCGTGAGCCGGGAACAGACCTTGTTGCTCGCGGCGGGCTGTCTGTTGCTCTGGATTTTGACCGTTGTAACGGGGCGCATCTCCGGCTTCAGCGATGTGATGAAGCTCTTCTTTGGGAGCAGCGTTTACAACTATCAGGGGAAGCTCTATCAACTGCAAAATCTCGGCGTCGTGCAGGCGCTTGCGATCTCCTATTTTCTGTCTCTCTTGGTGAATCGTGCGCTGTCCCTCGTGGAAGTGAAGATGAACTCGAAGTACGCGGCAAATATCAATGCGGCCTATCTTTTGTTGTTTCAGATTTGGATATTGCCGCTGTTGTCCGGGCTTTTAAACCGGGCTGCCTCGAAGAGTCAGGATGCCGTTTCGGGCGATGCGCTCGCAGAGACCTTATCGCGCCCGCTTCAAAATGTCGCGGCGCTCTTTACGAGCGGCAGCTGGCTCAAGATACTGCCGCTTGCGCTGCTCGCACTGCTGGTCGGCGGGGCGCTGGTCTGGCTGATTGTGAGACTCCCGGCGTTTCGGCTCAGCATCTGGTTTTTTGTCTGGTTCTCGCTCTGCAGCTATGTCTACTGCGTGCTGGGACTCTTTTTCCCGAAGCGGGTCAACAGTACGCTCCTGCTTTTTATCTGCTATCTTCTGAACCGCGCGCTCGAGTGGATTTTAAAGTCCGGCGAGGGCCTACGCCTTGCGGTGCGGCGCCCGTATGCGACGGGAAAGCATTGAAGCGTGGTTCTGCCTTTGCTTATCGGTTTCGATTGCTTCGCAAACGGATCGGGCATCGACTCGAAAGTCTCCGGTATCGGGCATGGCAGAGCGCGGAACGGTGAGGAAAGTAAAACGAGAAGGAGAGTAAAAGCGGTTAAGAGAGGGGGAGAGTCGGGCGCCTTTCAGTGCAGAGCGAACGGGAGCGGTACAGATAAGAGAAAGCGGAAACGGCAACAAAACCGCGAAAATAACGAAACAATGCGGCGAGAGCGCAAAGAAGCGCGCTGCGGCGCAGGGAGCGCCGGAGAGGAGCAAAGGGATGGAAGAAAATCTTCGCTGGGAAAAATTGGAAGATAAAATCATACGAAAGGACCGC encodes the following:
- a CDS encoding diaminopimelate decarboxylase, whose amino-acid sequence is MKKETFLTLEQARDIAAQYPTPFHIYDERGIRENAARVREAFAWNKGFREYFAVKATPNPFLLNILKEYGCGVDCSSETELMMSDACGFSGEEIMFSSNDTPPGEFAFAARLGGIINLDDITHIESVEAELGGLPETMSCRYNPGGMFELSNGIMDNPGDSKYGMTPAQITEAFRTMKAKGVKRFGLHAFLASNTTTNEYYPKLAGVLFREAVRLKEETGAEIAFINLSGGVGVPYRPEQSANDILEIGREVRRVYEEILVPAGLGEVAIYTEMGRFMLAPYGALVTKAIHEKHIYKDYIGVDACAVNLMRPAMYGAYHHITVLGKETAPHDHVYDVTGSLCENNDKFAIGRELPKIEMGDYLYIHDTGAHGFSMGYNYNGKLRSAELLLREDGSVQLIRRAETPKDYFATFDFCGLMDKYLK